Proteins encoded in a region of the Pseudomonas syringae KCTC 12500 genome:
- the tmk gene encoding dTMP kinase, translated as MTGLFITLEGPEGAGKSTNRDYLAAQLRAQGVQVLLTREPGGTPLAERIRELLLAPSDEAMSADTELLLVFAARAQHLTEVIRPALARGEVVLCDRFTDATYAYQGGGRGLSHERIAALEQFVQGDLRPDLTLVFDLPVEIGLSRAAARGRLDRFEQEGRAFFDAVRSTYLERAEAEPARYRLVDAGQTLADVQASLDTLLPQLLELQRG; from the coding sequence GTGACTGGCTTGTTTATCACCCTTGAAGGCCCGGAAGGTGCAGGTAAAAGTACCAACCGCGACTACCTGGCGGCACAATTGCGTGCGCAGGGGGTTCAGGTACTGCTGACTCGCGAGCCAGGTGGCACTCCGCTGGCCGAGCGTATTCGCGAGTTGTTGCTGGCGCCCAGCGACGAGGCCATGAGCGCCGACACCGAACTGCTGCTGGTGTTTGCCGCGCGTGCCCAGCATTTGACCGAAGTCATTCGTCCCGCGCTGGCGCGTGGCGAGGTGGTGCTCTGTGATCGGTTTACCGATGCCACCTACGCCTATCAGGGCGGCGGTCGCGGCCTGTCCCATGAGCGTATCGCAGCGCTGGAACAGTTCGTTCAAGGCGACCTGCGCCCTGACCTGACGCTGGTGTTCGACCTGCCGGTAGAGATCGGCCTGTCACGCGCCGCTGCACGCGGTCGGCTGGATCGGTTCGAGCAGGAAGGCCGGGCTTTCTTCGACGCCGTGCGTAGCACCTATCTGGAGCGCGCCGAGGCTGAACCTGCGCGCTATCGCCTGGTAGACGCCGGACAGACCCTGGCCGATGTGCAGGCTTCCCTCGACACCTTGCTGCCTCAGTTGCTGGAGCTGCAACGTGGCTGA
- the acpP gene encoding acyl carrier protein, which translates to MSTIEERVKKIVAEQLGVKQEEVVNTASFVEDLGADSLDTVELVMALEEEFETEIPDEEAEKITTVQAAIDYVTSHQA; encoded by the coding sequence ATGAGCACCATCGAAGAGCGCGTCAAGAAAATCGTTGCAGAGCAACTTGGCGTCAAACAAGAAGAGGTTGTCAACACTGCTTCTTTCGTTGAGGACCTGGGCGCTGACTCCCTGGACACCGTCGAGCTGGTAATGGCTCTGGAAGAGGAATTCGAGACCGAAATCCCGGACGAAGAAGCGGAAAAGATCACTACCGTTCAAGCAGCAATCGACTACGTCACTAGCCATCAGGCTTAA
- a CDS encoding TetR/AcrR family transcriptional regulator, with amino-acid sequence MQKEPRKVREFRRREQEILDTALKLFLEQGEDSVTVEMIADAVGIGKGTIYKHFKSKAEIYLRLMLDYERDLNELLHSADVDKDKESLSRAYFEFRMRDPQRYRLFDRLEEKVVKGNQVPELVEELHKIRASNFEHLTLLIKGRISEGKLEDVPPYYHYCAAWALVHGAVALYHSPFWSNVLEDQEGFFHFLMDIGVRMGNKRKRDGEVNAEPTPDPAAE; translated from the coding sequence ATGCAGAAAGAACCTCGTAAGGTCCGTGAATTTCGCCGCCGTGAGCAGGAAATTCTCGACACCGCGCTAAAGCTGTTTCTCGAGCAAGGCGAAGACAGCGTCACTGTCGAGATGATCGCGGACGCCGTCGGCATTGGCAAAGGCACCATCTACAAGCACTTCAAGTCCAAGGCGGAAATCTACCTGCGCCTTATGCTCGACTACGAGCGGGATCTGAACGAGCTGCTGCATTCGGCCGATGTCGACAAGGACAAGGAATCGCTCTCGCGCGCCTACTTCGAATTCCGCATGCGTGACCCGCAGCGCTATCGCCTGTTCGACCGCCTGGAAGAGAAGGTGGTCAAGGGCAATCAGGTGCCTGAGCTGGTCGAAGAACTGCACAAGATTCGCGCTTCCAACTTCGAACACCTGACGCTGCTGATCAAAGGCCGCATCAGCGAAGGCAAGCTTGAAGATGTCCCGCCTTACTACCATTACTGCGCTGCCTGGGCGCTGGTGCATGGCGCCGTTGCGCTGTATCACTCGCCATTCTGGAGCAACGTGCTGGAAGACCAGGAGGGCTTCTTCCACTTCCTCATGGACATCGGCGTACGCATGGGCAACAAGCGCAAGCGCGACGGCGAAGTCAACGCCGAACCCACGCCAGATCCTGCCGCCGAATAA
- a CDS encoding PilZ domain-containing protein, with protein MNLPPSTGPRNGILSLTIKDKSVLYAAYMPFIRNGGLFIPTSKSYKLGDEVFMLLNLMDEPEKVPVAGRVAWITPKGAQGNRTAGVGVQFNDGDNTARNLIETHLVGALKSDRPTHTM; from the coding sequence ATGAATCTGCCGCCGAGCACAGGTCCACGTAATGGCATTCTGTCCCTGACCATCAAGGACAAGTCCGTTCTTTACGCTGCTTATATGCCGTTCATCAGAAACGGCGGGCTGTTCATTCCGACCAGCAAAAGCTACAAACTGGGCGATGAAGTGTTCATGCTTCTCAATCTGATGGACGAACCGGAGAAGGTTCCGGTGGCCGGTCGTGTTGCCTGGATCACGCCGAAAGGCGCGCAGGGCAATCGCACTGCCGGCGTTGGCGTGCAGTTCAATGACGGCGACAACACCGCCCGCAATCTGATCGAAACTCACCTGGTCGGCGCTCTCAAGTCCGATCGTCCAACCCATACGATGTAG
- the fabG gene encoding 3-oxoacyl-ACP reductase FabG: MSLQGKVALVTGASRGIGQAIALELGRNGAVVVGTATSESGAERISATFKENGIEGFGLMLDVCDAESVNSVLSTIQERVGAPLILVNNAGITRDNLMMRMKDDEWYDVVNTNLNSLFRLSKGVLRGMTKARWGRIISIGSVVGAMGNAGQVNYASAKAGLEGFSRALAREVGSRAVTVNSVAPGFIDTDMTRELPEAQRESLITQIPLGRLGQAEEIAHVVAFLASEGAGYVTGATIPVNGGMYMS; the protein is encoded by the coding sequence TGGGACGCAACGGTGCTGTTGTCGTGGGTACCGCGACGTCAGAGTCCGGTGCCGAGCGCATCAGCGCGACGTTCAAGGAAAACGGCATCGAAGGCTTTGGCCTGATGCTGGATGTCTGCGATGCCGAGTCTGTGAATTCGGTTCTGTCCACCATTCAGGAGCGCGTCGGCGCACCGTTGATTCTGGTCAATAACGCCGGTATCACCCGTGATAACCTGATGATGCGCATGAAAGATGACGAATGGTATGACGTCGTCAACACCAATCTGAACAGCCTTTTCCGTCTTTCCAAGGGCGTTCTGCGTGGCATGACCAAAGCGCGTTGGGGGCGTATTATCAGCATTGGTTCGGTTGTGGGTGCCATGGGCAACGCCGGTCAAGTAAACTATGCTTCCGCGAAGGCCGGTCTGGAAGGCTTCAGTCGGGCTCTGGCCCGTGAAGTGGGCTCGCGGGCGGTCACCGTGAATTCGGTGGCACCGGGTTTTATCGATACCGACATGACGCGTGAGCTGCCTGAGGCTCAGCGTGAGTCACTGATTACCCAGATACCCCTGGGCCGTTTGGGACAAGCCGAAGAGATTGCGCACGTAGTCGCTTTTCTTGCGTCCGAAGGCGCAGGCTACGTTACCGGGGCCACAATCCCTGTTAACGGCGGCATGTACATGAGCTAA
- a CDS encoding LysE family translocator, whose amino-acid sequence MEFSNGFLLSLSLCLDIGLANIAMITLSMQRGFSRGLWLGLGTCVGDLAYAILAMLGMAVLLQYEAVRYVLWIGGTAVLAWFCFRMIMSATTVSNGLDSQAVESEKSSLALFLRGIFLAMSSPSAILWFAAVGGALIARQGSDLVSASTFLAGFVAAGVVWSISLCALAHQGGRFMGERMLRWSYIASALIFAYFTLYVVITGYLEFVVASPALPAH is encoded by the coding sequence GTGGAGTTTTCCAACGGTTTTCTGCTGAGTCTGTCCTTGTGCCTGGACATTGGTCTGGCAAACATCGCCATGATCACGCTGTCCATGCAGCGCGGTTTTTCCAGAGGGCTGTGGCTCGGGCTGGGAACCTGCGTCGGTGATCTGGCCTACGCAATCCTGGCGATGCTCGGCATGGCCGTGCTGCTGCAATATGAAGCCGTGCGCTACGTGCTCTGGATTGGCGGCACGGCGGTGCTGGCCTGGTTCTGCTTCAGAATGATCATGAGTGCTACCACCGTCAGCAACGGTCTCGACAGTCAGGCGGTTGAATCGGAAAAATCCAGCCTGGCGCTGTTCCTGCGCGGGATCTTTCTGGCGATGTCCTCACCCAGCGCCATCCTCTGGTTTGCCGCAGTCGGCGGAGCGCTGATTGCCCGGCAAGGCTCTGATCTTGTCAGCGCTTCGACCTTTCTCGCCGGGTTTGTCGCTGCGGGCGTGGTCTGGTCGATCTCGCTGTGCGCGCTGGCTCATCAGGGTGGGCGTTTCATGGGCGAACGAATGTTGCGCTGGTCGTACATTGCCTCGGCGCTGATCTTTGCCTACTTCACGTTGTATGTGGTGATCACGGGTTATCTGGAGTTTGTCGTTGCCTCTCCAGCGTTGCCAGCGCACTAG
- the pabC gene encoding aminodeoxychorismate lyase, protein MPDWVDGCPADALSLKDRGLAYGDGLFETIVVKAGQPLLLERHLQRLESGCARLSIATDHALIRAEITRFAAELGDGVMKLILTRGDSQRGYAPAPNAQSRRILQGGPAPAYPGAHAEQGVRLFACQTRLAEQPLLAGLKHLNRLEQVLARSEWSDSEHAEGLMRDMSGRLIEGVYSNLFLVSQGRLLTADLSRCGVAGVMRAELLDQAPKLGLAVDIRDLHMSDLESADEVFLCNSVYGVWPVRSFAALNWPVGPLTRKLQGIARSLLDI, encoded by the coding sequence ATGCCCGACTGGGTCGATGGCTGCCCCGCAGACGCCTTGTCCCTCAAGGATCGAGGGCTGGCTTACGGCGATGGACTGTTTGAAACCATCGTCGTCAAGGCCGGGCAGCCTTTGCTCCTGGAGCGCCATCTGCAGCGTCTCGAAAGCGGCTGCGCACGCTTGTCGATCGCAACCGATCACGCGCTGATCCGTGCAGAAATAACCCGCTTCGCTGCAGAGCTTGGTGATGGGGTCATGAAGCTCATCCTTACCCGTGGCGACAGCCAGCGCGGCTACGCCCCGGCCCCCAATGCCCAATCGCGTCGAATCCTGCAGGGCGGCCCTGCACCAGCCTATCCCGGTGCGCATGCGGAGCAGGGCGTGCGCCTGTTTGCCTGCCAGACGCGACTGGCGGAACAGCCGCTTCTGGCTGGACTCAAACACCTCAATCGTCTGGAGCAGGTACTGGCCCGCTCCGAGTGGAGTGACAGCGAGCACGCCGAGGGTTTGATGCGTGATATGTCCGGGCGACTGATAGAGGGTGTCTACAGCAACCTGTTTCTGGTCAGTCAGGGCCGTTTGCTGACTGCTGATCTCAGCCGCTGCGGGGTCGCAGGTGTGATGCGTGCCGAGCTGCTGGACCAAGCACCAAAGCTGGGGTTGGCTGTCGATATCCGTGACCTGCACATGTCTGACCTGGAATCGGCAGACGAAGTGTTTCTATGCAATAGCGTTTACGGCGTCTGGCCGGTTCGCAGCTTTGCAGCGTTGAACTGGCCGGTCGGGCCGCTGACCCGTAAACTGCAAGGTATTGCCCGCAGCCTTCTGGATATCTGA
- the fabF gene encoding beta-ketoacyl-ACP synthase II, with translation MSRRRVVVTGMGMLSPLGNDVPSSWQGILAGRSGIGLIEHTDLSAFTTRFGGSVKGFNVEEYLAPKEARRLDLFIQYGLAASFQAVRNAGLEVTDANRERIGVAMGSGIGGLTNIENSSRLLHEQGPGRISPFFVPGSIINMISGFLSIHLGAQGPNYSIATACTTATHCIGMAARNIAYDEADVMIAGGAEMAACGLGLGGFGAARALSTRNDDPTRASRPWDKGRDGFVLSDGAGAMVLEELEHAKARGATIYAELVGFGMSGDAYHMTSPPDDGAGAARCIVNALRDAKVNPDQVQYINAHGTSTTAGDLAEASAIKSVFGDHAYKLAVSSTKSMTGHLLGAAGAVEAIFSVLAMVDQVAPPTINLDEPSEGCDLDFVPHEARRMPIDVVLSNSFGFGGTNGSLVFRRFAE, from the coding sequence GTGTCGCGTAGACGCGTCGTGGTCACCGGGATGGGCATGCTTTCGCCACTGGGCAATGACGTGCCCAGCAGTTGGCAAGGCATTCTGGCGGGCCGCAGTGGCATTGGCCTTATCGAGCACACGGACTTGTCAGCCTTCACCACCCGCTTCGGCGGCTCGGTCAAGGGTTTCAACGTCGAAGAATACCTCGCGCCCAAAGAAGCGCGTCGCCTCGATCTCTTTATTCAGTATGGCCTCGCGGCCAGCTTTCAGGCTGTGCGTAATGCAGGCCTTGAAGTCACTGATGCAAACCGTGAGCGCATCGGCGTTGCCATGGGTTCGGGCATCGGTGGTCTGACCAATATCGAAAACAGCAGTCGTCTGCTGCACGAGCAGGGTCCGGGGCGGATTTCACCGTTCTTCGTTCCTGGCTCGATCATCAATATGATTTCCGGTTTCCTGTCGATCCATCTGGGCGCACAGGGACCCAATTACTCCATCGCGACGGCTTGCACGACTGCAACCCACTGCATCGGCATGGCGGCTCGCAACATCGCCTATGACGAAGCGGACGTGATGATCGCCGGCGGCGCTGAAATGGCCGCCTGTGGGCTCGGTCTGGGTGGCTTCGGTGCAGCGCGTGCACTGTCGACCCGCAACGATGACCCGACCCGCGCCAGTCGCCCCTGGGACAAGGGCCGTGATGGCTTCGTCCTGTCCGACGGTGCCGGTGCCATGGTGCTCGAAGAGCTCGAGCACGCAAAGGCGCGTGGTGCCACCATTTATGCAGAGCTGGTCGGGTTCGGCATGAGCGGCGATGCTTATCACATGACTTCGCCTCCTGATGACGGCGCCGGTGCTGCACGCTGCATCGTCAATGCGTTGCGTGATGCCAAGGTCAATCCCGATCAGGTGCAGTACATCAACGCACACGGTACGTCGACGACTGCAGGCGATCTGGCCGAGGCTTCCGCGATCAAGTCGGTATTCGGTGATCACGCCTACAAGCTGGCAGTCAGTTCGACCAAGTCGATGACCGGCCACCTGCTGGGCGCCGCTGGTGCTGTCGAAGCGATCTTCAGCGTCCTGGCAATGGTTGATCAGGTGGCTCCGCCGACCATCAACCTGGATGAGCCAAGTGAAGGCTGCGATCTGGACTTCGTGCCTCACGAAGCGCGCCGCATGCCGATCGACGTCGTTCTGTCGAACTCCTTCGGCTTCGGTGGCACCAACGGCTCGCTGGTATTCCGTCGGTTCGCCGAGTAA
- a CDS encoding aspartate-semialdehyde dehydrogenase: MSQSFDIAVVGATGTVGETVVQVLEERNFPVGNLYLLASIESAGHSVPFRGKNVRVREVDEFDFSTVRMAFFAAGPAVSRSHAEKAVAAGCTVIDLSGAFTSAQAPNVVPEINATLLHSRGIAPCLVASPSASATAVALALAPLRGLIDIQSVMVTACLAVSALGREGVSELARQTTELLNVRPLEARFFDRQMAFNLLAQVGTPDASGHLPLERRLVEELRELLALPSLKVSATCIQVPVFFGDSFTVALRTAGAVDVAAVNAALESAEGIELVDAGDYPTPVGDAVGQDVVYVGRVRAGTDDSEQLNLWLTSDNVRKGAALNAVQVGELLIKDYV; the protein is encoded by the coding sequence ATGAGCCAGTCCTTTGATATCGCCGTAGTCGGCGCAACCGGTACTGTCGGCGAAACCGTTGTGCAGGTTCTGGAGGAGCGCAATTTTCCGGTGGGCAATCTGTACCTGCTGGCCAGCATCGAGTCCGCAGGCCACTCGGTGCCGTTTCGAGGCAAGAATGTGCGCGTACGCGAAGTCGACGAGTTCGATTTCAGCACGGTGCGCATGGCGTTTTTCGCTGCGGGGCCTGCGGTCAGTCGCAGTCACGCCGAAAAAGCGGTAGCAGCGGGTTGCACGGTCATCGACTTGTCGGGCGCATTTACGTCAGCCCAGGCGCCGAATGTGGTGCCGGAAATAAATGCTACGCTTTTGCACAGCCGTGGTATCGCGCCTTGTCTGGTTGCCAGCCCCAGCGCTTCTGCCACTGCGGTTGCCCTGGCTCTGGCGCCGTTGCGCGGCCTGATCGATATTCAGTCGGTGATGGTAACGGCGTGTCTGGCGGTATCGGCACTGGGGCGTGAAGGCGTCAGCGAGCTGGCACGTCAGACCACCGAACTGTTGAATGTCCGCCCGCTGGAAGCACGTTTTTTTGATCGCCAGATGGCGTTCAACCTGCTGGCGCAAGTGGGTACACCAGACGCGTCGGGGCACCTGCCGCTGGAAAGGCGTCTGGTCGAAGAATTGCGCGAACTGCTTGCGCTGCCATCGCTCAAAGTGTCTGCGACTTGCATTCAGGTACCGGTGTTCTTTGGTGACAGCTTCACTGTCGCGCTGCGCACGGCCGGGGCGGTCGACGTGGCAGCGGTCAATGCTGCACTCGAGTCTGCAGAGGGGATCGAGCTGGTCGATGCGGGTGATTACCCTACACCGGTGGGCGATGCGGTGGGTCAGGACGTGGTTTATGTGGGACGCGTCAGGGCGGGAACCGACGATTCCGAGCAGCTCAATCTGTGGCTGACCTCAGATAATGTGCGCAAAGGCGCGGCGCTCAACGCTGTGCAGGTTGGCGAATTGTTGATAAAAGACTATGTGTAA
- a CDS encoding DNA polymerase III subunit delta' — MAEAYPWQASLWQQMAGRAQHAHAYLLHGPAGIGKRALAERLMASLLCKTPDGLDACGHCKSCLLLAAGSHPDHYVLEPEEADKPIKVDQVRDLVSFVVQTAQMGGRKVVLVEPVEAMNANAANALLKSLEEPSGNTVLLLVSHQPSRLLPTVKSRCVQQACPLPGEQMSLDWLSGALPDCTQDERFELLTLAAGSPLAAVALHTQGVREQRALVVDGVKKLLKQQQSATQLAEGWKDIPLLLLFDWFCDWSHLILRYQMTQDEEGLGLGDMRKVIQYLAQKSSRAKVLDIQDWILAQRQKVMSKANLNRVLLLEALLVQWAGLPGQA, encoded by the coding sequence GTGGCTGAAGCCTATCCCTGGCAGGCTTCGCTCTGGCAGCAGATGGCCGGTCGCGCCCAGCACGCTCACGCCTATCTGCTGCACGGGCCTGCGGGTATCGGTAAGCGCGCCCTGGCTGAACGGCTGATGGCCAGCTTGTTGTGCAAGACGCCTGACGGGCTTGATGCCTGCGGGCACTGCAAGTCCTGTCTGCTGTTGGCGGCTGGCAGCCATCCCGACCATTACGTGCTCGAGCCGGAAGAGGCGGACAAGCCGATCAAGGTCGATCAGGTGCGTGATCTGGTCAGTTTCGTAGTGCAGACCGCCCAGATGGGCGGGCGCAAGGTGGTGCTCGTCGAGCCGGTGGAAGCGATGAATGCCAACGCGGCCAATGCCTTGCTGAAAAGTCTGGAAGAGCCTTCAGGCAATACCGTTCTGTTGTTGGTCAGCCATCAACCGAGCCGCTTGCTGCCAACGGTCAAGAGCCGCTGTGTGCAGCAGGCCTGCCCGTTGCCCGGCGAGCAGATGAGTCTCGACTGGCTGAGCGGCGCATTGCCCGATTGCACGCAGGACGAGCGCTTCGAGTTGCTGACGCTGGCCGCCGGGTCGCCGCTGGCTGCGGTGGCGCTGCACACGCAGGGTGTTCGCGAACAGCGCGCGCTGGTGGTCGACGGCGTCAAGAAGCTGCTCAAGCAACAACAGTCGGCTACCCAGCTGGCCGAGGGCTGGAAGGATATTCCGCTGTTACTGCTGTTCGACTGGTTCTGTGACTGGTCGCACTTGATCCTGCGCTATCAGATGACGCAGGACGAGGAGGGCCTTGGCCTGGGTGACATGCGCAAGGTGATTCAATACCTGGCGCAGAAGTCTTCTCGCGCCAAAGTGCTGGATATTCAGGATTGGATTCTGGCGCAGCGCCAGAAAGTCATGTCCAAGGCCAACCTCAATCGGGTTTTGCTGCTTGAAGCGTTGTTGGTGCAGTGGGCAGGCCTGCCGGGACAGGCGTAG
- a CDS encoding TatD family hydrolase, with translation MLVDSHCHLDRLDLAQHDGSLDAALDAARGRGVGHFLCIGVSADNAGAVKALAERYADVDCSVGIHPLDMKPGEMPPLDWLLKELDHPRVVAIGETGLDYHYEPEAAELQQASFRVHLEAARITEKPVVIHTRGARADTLSLLHEAALPHAGVLHCFTEDWEMAKAALDLGYYISLSGIVTFRNADALRDVARQVPADRLLVETDSPYLAPIPYRGKPNLPQYVREVAEFLAMLRGESYERFAEQTTANFARLFPLAHVQR, from the coding sequence ATGCTTGTAGATTCCCATTGTCACCTCGATCGCCTTGACCTTGCCCAGCACGACGGCTCTCTGGATGCCGCACTCGACGCCGCCCGCGGCAGAGGGGTCGGGCATTTTCTCTGCATCGGTGTCAGCGCCGACAATGCGGGTGCGGTCAAGGCACTCGCCGAACGCTATGCGGATGTCGATTGCTCGGTGGGCATTCATCCGCTGGACATGAAGCCCGGCGAAATGCCGCCCCTGGACTGGTTGCTCAAGGAGCTGGATCACCCGCGGGTGGTAGCGATTGGTGAGACCGGTCTGGACTATCACTACGAACCTGAAGCGGCCGAGCTGCAACAGGCGTCTTTCCGGGTTCACCTCGAGGCGGCCAGAATCACTGAAAAACCAGTGGTCATCCACACTCGGGGCGCACGTGCCGATACCCTCAGCCTGCTGCATGAAGCGGCCTTGCCCCACGCCGGTGTCCTGCACTGTTTCACCGAAGACTGGGAGATGGCCAAGGCCGCGCTTGACCTGGGTTACTACATTTCGCTGTCCGGTATCGTGACCTTTCGCAACGCCGATGCCCTGCGCGACGTTGCAAGGCAGGTGCCCGCCGATCGTCTGCTGGTCGAGACCGACTCCCCGTACCTCGCGCCCATCCCGTATCGGGGCAAGCCGAATCTGCCCCAGTACGTACGTGAGGTGGCCGAGTTTCTGGCAATGCTGCGAGGCGAGTCCTACGAGCGCTTTGCCGAGCAGACCACGGCCAATTTCGCTCGCCTGTTTCCGCTGGCGCACGTTCAGCGCTGA
- a CDS encoding DUF1285 domain-containing protein: MTDSNKAGDLFAQIPKTKGLPPVHLWNPDFCGDIDMRIARDGTWYYLGTPIGRKPMVRLFSTIMRRDGDDYFLITPVEKVGITVDDAPFVAVSLEVLGEGEGQVLRFLTNVEDQSEAGPEHLLRVVTDPDTQEPAPYIHVRTNLEALIHRNVFYQLVELAVSRDIDGQRWLGVWSHGVFFPIGLEP; this comes from the coding sequence GTGACCGATTCAAACAAGGCGGGTGATCTGTTCGCGCAGATCCCCAAAACCAAAGGGCTACCGCCTGTTCATTTGTGGAATCCGGACTTCTGCGGCGATATCGACATGCGTATCGCTCGCGACGGTACCTGGTATTACCTGGGCACGCCGATCGGCCGCAAACCGATGGTCCGGCTGTTCTCTACCATCATGCGCCGCGATGGCGATGACTATTTCCTGATCACGCCCGTCGAGAAGGTCGGCATCACAGTTGATGACGCGCCTTTTGTCGCTGTCAGCCTCGAGGTGCTGGGGGAGGGCGAGGGTCAGGTATTGCGCTTTCTGACCAATGTAGAGGATCAAAGCGAAGCGGGACCGGAACACCTTTTGCGGGTTGTAACCGACCCTGACACCCAGGAACCGGCGCCGTACATTCACGTGCGAACCAATCTTGAGGCGCTGATTCACCGCAATGTTTTCTATCAGTTGGTCGAGCTGGCCGTCTCCCGCGACATAGACGGACAGCGCTGGCTGGGCGTCTGGAGCCATGGCGTGTTCTTCCCGATAGGGCTCGAGCCTTGA
- the mltG gene encoding endolytic transglycosylase MltG, translating to MIRKILVLLETAVVLAGLLLGFAFWQQYQALNQPLEVAQEQLLDVPAGSTPTGVLNRLQADGVIKDAFWLRLYWRFNLSGQALHSGEYRMVPGMNVKGLFDVWKRKEVVQYSLTLVEGWNFRQVRAALAKQPKLDQTLAGLSDSELMAKIGHPDVFPEGRFFPDTYRYVRGMTDVELLKQAYSRLEEVLDEEWNARSSEAPYSNPYQALIMASLVEKETGVPQERGQIAGVFVRRLKLGMQLQTDPTVIYGMGERYNGKLTRANLKEATPYNTYVIAGLPPTPISLVGREAIHAALNPVDGSSLYFVAKGDGSHVFSDDLDAHNAAVRDYQLKRRTDYRSSPAPATPAPAPATDSPSSEAVPADVPDAPQSEPNAQ from the coding sequence TTGATCCGAAAAATATTGGTGTTGCTGGAAACAGCGGTTGTCCTGGCAGGTTTGCTGCTCGGCTTTGCGTTCTGGCAGCAGTATCAGGCGCTGAACCAACCGCTTGAGGTGGCTCAGGAGCAACTGCTGGACGTTCCGGCCGGTTCGACGCCGACCGGCGTACTCAATCGATTGCAGGCCGATGGCGTGATCAAGGACGCTTTCTGGCTGCGTCTTTACTGGCGTTTCAACCTGTCCGGACAGGCGCTGCACAGCGGTGAATACCGCATGGTGCCGGGCATGAACGTCAAGGGCCTGTTCGACGTCTGGAAGCGCAAGGAAGTCGTGCAATACAGCCTGACGCTGGTCGAAGGCTGGAATTTCCGCCAGGTGCGTGCCGCGCTTGCCAAACAGCCCAAGCTCGATCAAACGCTGGCAGGTCTGTCCGACAGCGAGCTGATGGCGAAAATTGGCCACCCCGACGTTTTTCCTGAAGGCCGTTTCTTTCCGGACACTTACCGCTACGTGCGCGGCATGACCGACGTCGAATTGCTCAAGCAGGCCTACAGCCGCCTGGAAGAAGTACTCGACGAGGAATGGAATGCGCGTTCGTCAGAGGCTCCCTACTCAAATCCTTACCAGGCGCTGATCATGGCGTCTTTGGTCGAGAAGGAGACCGGTGTGCCTCAGGAGCGCGGCCAGATAGCCGGCGTGTTCGTGCGTCGCCTGAAGCTGGGCATGCAGTTGCAGACCGATCCGACCGTGATCTACGGCATGGGCGAGCGCTACAACGGCAAGCTGACCCGCGCCAACCTCAAGGAAGCGACGCCCTATAACACCTACGTGATCGCCGGCCTGCCGCCGACGCCCATTTCGCTGGTGGGGCGCGAAGCGATTCACGCTGCGCTCAATCCAGTAGACGGCAGCAGCCTGTATTTCGTGGCCAAGGGTGACGGTAGCCATGTGTTCTCGGACGATCTGGATGCCCATAACGCTGCCGTGCGTGACTATCAGCTCAAGCGCCGCACGGATTATCGCTCCAGCCCGGCACCTGCCACACCGGCACCGGCACCGGCAACTGACTCGCCCTCTTCGGAAGCCGTGCCTGCGGATGTTCCGGATGCCCCGCAGTCCGAGCCGAATGCGCAATGA
- a CDS encoding DUF4823 domain-containing protein, protein MRSLVMLLALLALSGCMKVSDMGEGVREQFSDAGLLDHSETRRTANWRVQPDSFIYIAQGAFVPPGNAYPRPNVVAEEAFKGFIEYFPMVRRARGPLGLDEAMVEARAAGAHYLLYARFAKADDRIGNGDQWADQEAVDRLGVDSGVIQLMLIETGTRYLIDSARIRSRGGLLTLYDKSPEDLLGPPLEDYARTLLGVER, encoded by the coding sequence ATGCGTAGCCTGGTTATGCTGCTCGCGCTTCTGGCGTTGAGTGGCTGCATGAAAGTCAGTGACATGGGCGAGGGTGTTCGCGAGCAATTCAGCGACGCAGGTCTGCTCGACCATAGCGAAACCCGGCGTACTGCCAACTGGCGCGTGCAGCCTGACTCGTTCATTTACATCGCTCAGGGCGCCTTTGTGCCGCCAGGCAACGCCTATCCGCGGCCCAACGTGGTGGCTGAAGAAGCTTTCAAGGGCTTTATCGAGTACTTCCCGATGGTCCGTCGTGCCCGAGGCCCATTGGGGCTGGATGAAGCCATGGTCGAGGCGCGTGCTGCGGGCGCACATTATTTGCTCTATGCGCGTTTCGCCAAGGCTGACGACCGCATCGGCAATGGCGATCAATGGGCCGATCAGGAAGCGGTGGATCGTCTGGGCGTCGACAGCGGCGTCATTCAGCTGATGCTGATCGAGACCGGCACCCGCTACCTCATCGACAGCGCACGCATTCGCAGCCGTGGCGGATTGCTGACGCTTTACGACAAAAGCCCCGAGGATTTGCTGGGTCCGCCTCTTGAGGACTACGCTCGTACCTTATTGGGTGTCGAACGCTAG